From Heptranchias perlo isolate sHepPer1 chromosome 8, sHepPer1.hap1, whole genome shotgun sequence, a single genomic window includes:
- the LOC137324239 gene encoding insulinoma-associated protein 1a-like — protein sequence MPRGFLVKRSRKSTPVSYRIRCDDGYDYQRTPEGVPAPPLHPCNTSPSPGAAAAAAALAGASHEPSRPQQFGTPDSGYPQPQPQQPQPLYSPARPVSREHGQKFYERSLNLGSPVTAESFPNPALFTALDHILFAPVDVKLSSSSSVYVSSSSPSPAAAQGGGSSSKRPSSDCPPERRNKPPAAKKAKAIRKLNFEDEVTTSPVLGLKIKEGPVEPKPRPASGAGKPLGEFICQLCKEEYIDPFSLAQHKCSRIVRVEYRCPECDKVFSCPANLASHRRWHKPRPQNLSTATGVAAAHNNSSSSGKGDNSSSSSSTTTKHISGDPKEMRAENGTDRDTPSPGSAVSESGSEDGLYECYQCGKKFKRQAYLRKHLVAHQVIRSDNRKVAGDPAPYPSFPNGEIAEKQPSSQSSNPSSECHLCQVCGESFSSKASQERHLRLHASEVFPCKYCPATFYSSPGLTRHINKCHPSENRQVILLQMPVRPAC from the coding sequence ATGCCAAGAGGATTCCTGGTGAAGAGAAGCAGGAAATCGACCCCCGTTTCCTATCGGATCCGCTGCGATGATGGTTACGATTACCAGCGGACGCCCGAGGGGGTGCCcgctcctcctctccatccctgcAACACCTCGCCCAGCCCGGGAGCAGCAGCCGCCGCCGCCGCGCTGGCCGGAGCCTCTCATGAGCCCTCCAGACCCCAACAGTTCGGCACCCCGGACTCGGGCTACCCCCAGCCCCAACCCCAGCAGCCCCAGCCTCTCTACAGCCCGGCCCGGCCAGTCAGCAGGGAGCACGGCCAGAAGTTTTACGAGCGGAGTTTGAACCTGGGCTCGCCGGTCACCGCCGAGTCTTTCCCCAACCCGGCCCTCTTCACCGCCTTGGACCACATCCTCTTCGCCCCGGTCGATGTCAAGCTGAGCTCCAGCAGCTCGGTCTacgtctcctcctcttccccttcacCCGCGGCGGCTCAGGGCGGCGGCAGCAGCAGCAAACGACCCAGCTCGGACTGTCCACCCGAGCGCAGGAATAAGCCGCCGGCGGCTAAAAAAGCCAAAGCCATCAGGAAACTCAACTTCGAGGATGAAGTGACCACCTCCCCCGTGCTGGGACTGAAGATCAAAGAAGGGCCGGTGGAGCCAAAGCCCAGACCGGCGTCAGGAGCGGGGAAGCCCCTGGGTGAATTCATCTGTCAGCTGTGCAAGGAAGAGTACATCGACCCTTTCTCTTTAGCTCAGCACAAGTGCTCCAGGATCGTCCGGGTGGAGTACAGGTGCCCCGAGTGCGACAAAGTCTTCAGCTGCCCGGCTAACCTGGCATCTCATCGCCGCTGGCACAAGCCGCGACCCCAGAACCTCAGCACAGCCACCGGGGTGGCGGCCGCtcacaacaacagcagcagcagcggcaaaggggacaacagcagcagcagcagcagcaccaccaccaaacacatcagcGGGGACCCGAAGGAGATGAGGGCAGAAAACGGGACCGACCGAGACACCCCCAGCCCCGGCTCGGCGGTCTCCGAGTCCGGCTCCGAAGACGGGCTCTACGAGTGTTACCAGTGCGGTAAGAAATTTAAACGCCAGGCTTACCTGAGGAAGCACCTGGTGGCTCACCAAGTCATTCGAAGTGACAACCGCAAGGTCGCCGGGGATCCCGCCCCTTACCCTTCGTTTCCGAACGGAGAAATCGCCGAGAAACAGCCGTCCAGCCAGAGCTCAAACCCCAGCTCCGAGTGCCACCTCTGCCAGGTGTGCGGGGAAAGCTTCTCCAGCAAAGCCAGCCAGGAGCGCCACCTCCGCCTGCACGCTTCCGAGGTGTTTCCTTGCAAATATTGCCCCGCCACTTTCTACAGCTCCCCTGGACTCACCAGACACATCAACAAATGCCACCCTTCAGAAAACAGGCAAGTGATCCTTCTCCAAATGCCAGTGCGCCCTGCCTGTTAg